A genomic region of Fodinisporobacter ferrooxydans contains the following coding sequences:
- a CDS encoding MmgE/PrpD family protein translates to MSRIDLDLTKILAEHVDMFHRIQLPSPVIHQVKRVLLDYLCAAVTGSQTEVSRLLYAYLLETEGEGEFRTIGFEKGLSKTNSAFLNGTNAHCLDFDDGHTQGSIHPGAVVIPAVLAAARHVKATPQQWIAAVVAGYDICLRISSAMHPASRNRGFHNTPVAGIFGAAAAASFLNGATVAQIQQAFGIAGSFCGGIFAFLGSGSEVKRLHPGQAARDGILAADLALRGMTGPDRVFEGKNGFFQAFAGGEFSTEHLLQNLASSFSIMEVYFKPYPCCRHLHAVVDAIQEIKRLYPIQADQVAKIKIGVYQTAAAHHHKQCKNLLDAQMSLPYAAAAALLFDRIHVHVFQPQYAPERLWEICRATEIYVDEEADRIYPRKRSARVELEMVDGKRFRHFVDNPLGEPAKPMGDEQLAAKFIDNCTPILGEQEVKKILQDVKHMDKNIDFLF, encoded by the coding sequence ATGAGTAGAATCGATCTGGATTTGACCAAAATTCTTGCGGAACACGTTGATATGTTTCATAGGATACAATTGCCGTCTCCGGTTATACATCAAGTGAAAAGGGTGCTGCTCGATTATTTGTGCGCAGCGGTCACTGGGTCGCAAACGGAAGTAAGCCGGTTGTTATATGCGTATCTTTTAGAAACTGAGGGGGAAGGAGAGTTCCGGACAATCGGATTTGAAAAAGGTTTATCGAAAACAAACTCGGCATTCCTGAATGGAACGAATGCCCATTGTCTGGATTTTGACGATGGTCACACACAAGGCTCCATCCATCCCGGAGCGGTTGTAATACCCGCTGTACTTGCGGCAGCCCGGCATGTGAAAGCAACGCCGCAGCAATGGATTGCCGCCGTAGTTGCCGGTTATGATATCTGTTTGCGGATTTCTTCCGCCATGCATCCTGCCTCGAGAAACCGTGGTTTTCACAATACGCCTGTTGCCGGGATTTTTGGAGCCGCAGCGGCCGCATCATTCTTGAACGGTGCAACCGTTGCGCAGATTCAACAGGCGTTCGGGATTGCAGGAAGCTTTTGTGGAGGGATTTTTGCATTTCTCGGATCAGGGTCGGAAGTCAAAAGGCTTCACCCTGGACAGGCTGCCCGTGATGGAATCCTTGCTGCTGATTTGGCGTTGCGAGGAATGACAGGACCCGATCGCGTATTTGAAGGGAAAAACGGTTTTTTCCAGGCATTTGCCGGAGGAGAGTTTTCTACTGAACATTTGCTGCAGAATCTCGCTTCGAGTTTTTCAATTATGGAAGTGTACTTTAAACCCTATCCGTGCTGCCGACATCTTCATGCTGTGGTTGATGCGATTCAAGAAATCAAGCGCCTCTATCCAATCCAAGCAGATCAAGTGGCAAAGATCAAAATTGGCGTATATCAAACAGCAGCCGCGCATCATCATAAGCAATGCAAAAACCTGCTGGATGCGCAAATGAGTCTCCCGTATGCCGCCGCCGCTGCGCTTTTGTTTGACCGCATCCACGTGCATGTTTTCCAACCGCAATATGCTCCGGAACGGCTCTGGGAGATTTGTCGTGCAACCGAAATATACGTTGATGAAGAAGCGGATCGGATCTATCCCCGAAAGCGGTCGGCCAGAGTCGAACTCGAAATGGTGGATGGGAAACGATTCCGGCATTTTGTGGACAATCCATTGGGAGAACCTGCAAAGCCTATGGGCGACGAGCAATTGGCAGCAAAGTTTATCGACAACTGTACTCCGATTTTAGGGGAACAGGAGGTAAAGAAGATTTTACAAGACGTTAAGCATATGGATAAAAATATAGATTTTCTTTTTTAA